DNA sequence from the Nevskiales bacterium genome:
GCACGGCGGCAGCGGCGTGGCCTATGGCCTGATCGAAGTGCTGCGCCAGGCGCGCCCGCAGGATGCGTTCCTGGAGCTCGGCCACCGGCTCGACCGCGAGACCAGCGGCTGCCTGGTGGTGGCGCGCAGCCGGGCCGCGCTCACCGCGTTGCATGCCGCGCTGCGCGAGGGCCGGGCGGAGAAGCTCTATCGCGTGCTCCTGGTCGGTGCCTGGCAGGGGAGCGCACGCGAGGTGGACGAAGCGCTGGCGAAGAACCGGGGGCAGGGCGGCGAGCGCAAGGTGCAGACTGCCGCCGATGGCCGCGCGGCTCGCAGCCGCTTCATTCCCGGACAGGTGCTGCGGCTGCCGGGCGGCATCGCGCTGAGCCTGATGCAGGTTCGCATCTATACCGGACGCACCCACCAGATCCGCGTACACGCCGCGCACCTGCAACACCCGGTGGCGGGGGACGGCAAGTACGGCGATTTTGAAGTGAACCGCCGGCTGCGCGAGTGGGGCTTGAAGCGCATGTTCCTGCACGCGGAATCGCTGAGCGCGGACCTGCCGGTACTGGGCCGCCGGCTGGCGGTACGGGCGCCACTGGCGGCGGACCTGCAGGCTTTCCTCGATCGCATCGGGGGCTGAGCGTGCGCGCCGATCTCGACCTGATCGTGTTCGACTGGGACGGCACGCTCATGGACTCGGCCGGCCACATCGTCGCCGCCATGCAGCACGCGATCCACGGGCTGGGCCTGCCGCCGCGCACGGACGATCAATTGCGCGAATTGATCGGCCTGGGGCTGAACGACGCCTTTGCCCGGCTGTATCCGGAACTCGACACCGCCGCGACGCTGCGGCTGCTGTCGCAATACCGGCAGCATTTCCTC
Encoded proteins:
- a CDS encoding RluA family pseudouridine synthase; amino-acid sequence: MPAMTARNPPTVRYVAIAERDAGQRVDNYLLRTLKGVPRSHVYRLLRSGQVRINGGRVKPDRKLQAGDQLRLPPVVATAASQPRRAPDELLQRVRAAVCHEDEHFLVLNKPPDLPVHGGSGVAYGLIEVLRQARPQDAFLELGHRLDRETSGCLVVARSRAALTALHAALREGRAEKLYRVLLVGAWQGSAREVDEALAKNRGQGGERKVQTAADGRAARSRFIPGQVLRLPGGIALSLMQVRIYTGRTHQIRVHAAHLQHPVAGDGKYGDFEVNRRLREWGLKRMFLHAESLSADLPVLGRRLAVRAPLAADLQAFLDRIGG